A section of the Alligator mississippiensis isolate rAllMis1 chromosome 8, rAllMis1, whole genome shotgun sequence genome encodes:
- the PDE4A gene encoding cAMP-specific 3',5'-cyclic phosphodiesterase 4A isoform X2: MEPPVAARKSLSLSLPGPATLKPPQHLWRQPRTPIRIQQRGYSDTERGRPPHRPMERADALDATDRPGLKKCRMSWPSSFQGTPSAGAHGGAKRLESENGPWGGRSPLEPQASPGLVLAPSFPQSQRRESFLYRSDSDYDMSPKTMSRNSSITSDAHAEDFIVTPFAQVLASLRSVRSNFSILANVPTPTTSKRSPVGSQPPVCKATLSEETYQQLAKETLEELDWCLDQLETIQTYRSVSEMASNKFKRMLNRELTHLSEMSRSGNQVSEYISSTFLDKQNDVEIPSPTPRDREKKKKQQPMAQISGVKKLTHSSSLSNSSIPRFGIKTDQEELLSKELENLNKWGLNIFHVAEFSNSRSLSCIMYTIFQERELVKTFKIPVDTLLTYVMTLEDHYHADVAYHNSLHAADVTQSTHVLLSTPALDAVFTDLEILAALFAAAIHDVDHPGVSNQFLINTNSELALMYNDESVLENHHLAVGFKLLQEENCDIFQNLSKRQRQTLRKMVIDMVLATDMSKHMSLLADLKTMVETKKVTSSGVLLLDNYTDRIQVLRNMVHCADLSNPTKPLELYRQWTDRIMEEFFRQGDKERERGMEISPMCDKHTASVEKSQVGFIDYIVHPLWETWADLVHPDAQEILDTLEDNRDWYHGMIPQSPSPPPEPGPGVDPTLDKFQFELTLEEEAEAEDSDLLKCSHPLPGTALEPLGPGDQEKDGNTGQDTAKPGGS; the protein is encoded by the exons ATGGAGCCGCCGGTGGCGGCCAGGAAGAGCCTGTCgctgtccctgcctggccccgccACGCTCAAGCCCCCGCAGCACCTGTGGCGACAGCCGCGGACGCCGATCCGCATCCAGCAGCGCGGCTACTCGGACACGGAGCGCGGGCGCCCCCCGCACCGGCCCATGGAGCGGGCCGACGCCCTGGATGCCACCGACCGCCCGGGGCTCAAGAAGTGCCGTATGTCCTGGCCCTCCTCCTTCCAGGGCACCCCCAGTGCCGGCGCCCATGGCGGGGCTAAGCG CCTGGAGTCAGAGAATGGGCCGTGGGGGGGCCGGAGCCCACTGGAGCCGCAGGCgagcccagggctggtgctggccccaagctTCCCACAGAGCCAGCGGCGTGAGTCCTTCCTGTACCGCTCTGACAGCGACTATGACATGTCCCCCAAGACCATGTCCCGCAACTCCTCAATCACCAGTGATGC CCACGCTGAGGACTTTATCGTCACCCCCTTTGCCCAG gtACTGGCCAGTCTGCGCAGCGTCCGGAGCAACTTCTCCATCTTGGCCAATGTGCCCACACCCACAACCAGCAA GAGGTCGCCCGTGGGCAGCCAGCCACCTGTTTGCAAGGCCACGCTGTCAG AGGAGACGTACCAGCAGCTGGCCAAGGAGACACTGGAGGAGCTAGACTGGTGCCTGGACCAGCTGGAAACCATCCAGACCTACCGCTCCGTCAGCGAGATGGCCTCCAACAAg ttcaAGAGGATGCTGAACCGTGAGCTGACCCACCTGTCCGAGATGAGCCGCTCTGGCAACCAGGTCTCCGAGTACATCTCCAGCACCTTCCTCG acaagcAGAACGATGTGGAGATCCCATCGCCGACCCCCCGTGACCgcgagaagaagaagaagcagcagccgATGGCCCAGATCAGTGGCGTCAAGAAGCTCACGCACAGCTCGAGCCTCAGCAACTCCAGCATTCCTCGCTTTGGCATCAAGACTGACCAGGAGGAGCTGCTCAGCAAG GAGCTCGAAAACTTGAACAAGTGGGGCCTGAACATTTTCCATGTGGCTGAGTTCTCCAACAGCCGCTCCCTGAGCTGTATCATGTACACAATATTCCAG GAGCGGGAGCTGGTGAAGACGTTCAAGATCCCGGTGGACACGCTGCTCACGTACGTCATGACGCTGGAGGATCACTACCACGCCGATGTGGCCTATCACAACAGCCTGCACGCCGCAGACGTCACCCAGTCTACCCATGTCCTACTTTCCACCCCTGCCCTCGAC GCTGTCTTCACCGATCTGGAGATCCTGGCCGCACTTTTTGCCGCCGCTATCCATGATGTTGACCACCCAGGCGTCTCCAACCAGTTCCTCATCAACACCA actcGGAACTGGCACTGATGTACAATGACGAGTCAGTGCTGGAAAACCACCACCTGGCCGTGGGCTTCAAACTGCTGCAGGAGGAAAACTGCGACATCTTCCAGAACTTGAGCAAACGGCAGCGCCAGACCCTGCGCAAAATGGTCATCGACATG gtCCTGGCCACAGACATGTCAAAGCACATGAGCCTCTTGGCCGACCTCAAGACAATGGTGGAGACCAAGAAGGTGACAAGCtcaggggtgctgctgctggacaACTACACCGACCGGATACAG gtGCTGAGGAACATGGTGCACTGCGCGGACCTGAGCAACCCCACAAAGCCACTGGAGCTGTATCGGCAATGGACGGACCGCATCATGGAGGAGTTCTTCCGGCAAGGCGACAAGGAGCGGGAGCGCGGCATGGAGATCAGTCCCATGTGCGACAAGCACACGGCCTCCGTGGAGAAGTCccag gtTGGCTTCATCGACTACATCGTGCACCCCCTGTGGGAGACATGGGCTGACTTGGTGCACCCGGACGCACAGGAGATCCTGGACACGCTGGAGGACAACCGAGACTGGTATCATGGCATGATCCCGCAGAGCCCATCGCCACCCCCAGAGCCTGGCCCTGGTGTCGACCCCACGCTCGACAAATTCCAGTTCGAGCTGACACTGGAGGAGGAAGCCGAGGCTGAGGACTCAGACCTGCTCAAGTgcagccaccccctgcctggcaccgcCCTGGAGCCCCTGGGCCCTGGGGACCAGGAGAAGGATGGGAACACGGGACAGGACACAGCCAAGCCCGGGGGCTCGTGA
- the PDE4A gene encoding cAMP-specific 3',5'-cyclic phosphodiesterase 4A isoform X3, producing the protein MAQEGKHRALPQIPELEQLPQTDEDAFLPGPSPGSGQPPLTRRGSGCHSPRSPIFFPGGSSSFLQRLRLNRSIQEHGRKLRGGLESENGPWGGRSPLEPQASPGLVLAPSFPQSQRRESFLYRSDSDYDMSPKTMSRNSSITSDAHAEDFIVTPFAQVLASLRSVRSNFSILANVPTPTTSKRSPVGSQPPVCKATLSEETYQQLAKETLEELDWCLDQLETIQTYRSVSEMASNKFKRMLNRELTHLSEMSRSGNQVSEYISSTFLDKQNDVEIPSPTPRDREKKKKQQPMAQISGVKKLTHSSSLSNSSIPRFGIKTDQEELLSKELENLNKWGLNIFHVAEFSNSRSLSCIMYTIFQERELVKTFKIPVDTLLTYVMTLEDHYHADVAYHNSLHAADVTQSTHVLLSTPALDAVFTDLEILAALFAAAIHDVDHPGVSNQFLINTNSELALMYNDESVLENHHLAVGFKLLQEENCDIFQNLSKRQRQTLRKMVIDMVLATDMSKHMSLLADLKTMVETKKVTSSGVLLLDNYTDRIQVLRNMVHCADLSNPTKPLELYRQWTDRIMEEFFRQGDKERERGMEISPMCDKHTASVEKSQVGFIDYIVHPLWETWADLVHPDAQEILDTLEDNRDWYHGMIPQSPSPPPEPGPGVDPTLDKFQFELTLEEEAEAEDSDLLKCSHPLPGTALEPLGPGDQEKDGNTGQDTAKPGGS; encoded by the exons ATGGCCCAGGAAGGCAAACACAGGGCTCTGCCACAGatcccagagctggagcagctgccccAGACAGACGAGGATgccttcctgcctggccccagccccgggtcTGGGCAGCCCCCGCTCACCCGGCGCGGCTCAGGCTGCCACTCACCTCGCTCGCCCATCTTCTTccctggtggctcctccagttTCCTCCAGCGCCTGCGGCTCAACCGGAGCATCCAGGAGCACGGCCGCAAGCTGAGGGGAGG CCTGGAGTCAGAGAATGGGCCGTGGGGGGGCCGGAGCCCACTGGAGCCGCAGGCgagcccagggctggtgctggccccaagctTCCCACAGAGCCAGCGGCGTGAGTCCTTCCTGTACCGCTCTGACAGCGACTATGACATGTCCCCCAAGACCATGTCCCGCAACTCCTCAATCACCAGTGATGC CCACGCTGAGGACTTTATCGTCACCCCCTTTGCCCAG gtACTGGCCAGTCTGCGCAGCGTCCGGAGCAACTTCTCCATCTTGGCCAATGTGCCCACACCCACAACCAGCAA GAGGTCGCCCGTGGGCAGCCAGCCACCTGTTTGCAAGGCCACGCTGTCAG AGGAGACGTACCAGCAGCTGGCCAAGGAGACACTGGAGGAGCTAGACTGGTGCCTGGACCAGCTGGAAACCATCCAGACCTACCGCTCCGTCAGCGAGATGGCCTCCAACAAg ttcaAGAGGATGCTGAACCGTGAGCTGACCCACCTGTCCGAGATGAGCCGCTCTGGCAACCAGGTCTCCGAGTACATCTCCAGCACCTTCCTCG acaagcAGAACGATGTGGAGATCCCATCGCCGACCCCCCGTGACCgcgagaagaagaagaagcagcagccgATGGCCCAGATCAGTGGCGTCAAGAAGCTCACGCACAGCTCGAGCCTCAGCAACTCCAGCATTCCTCGCTTTGGCATCAAGACTGACCAGGAGGAGCTGCTCAGCAAG GAGCTCGAAAACTTGAACAAGTGGGGCCTGAACATTTTCCATGTGGCTGAGTTCTCCAACAGCCGCTCCCTGAGCTGTATCATGTACACAATATTCCAG GAGCGGGAGCTGGTGAAGACGTTCAAGATCCCGGTGGACACGCTGCTCACGTACGTCATGACGCTGGAGGATCACTACCACGCCGATGTGGCCTATCACAACAGCCTGCACGCCGCAGACGTCACCCAGTCTACCCATGTCCTACTTTCCACCCCTGCCCTCGAC GCTGTCTTCACCGATCTGGAGATCCTGGCCGCACTTTTTGCCGCCGCTATCCATGATGTTGACCACCCAGGCGTCTCCAACCAGTTCCTCATCAACACCA actcGGAACTGGCACTGATGTACAATGACGAGTCAGTGCTGGAAAACCACCACCTGGCCGTGGGCTTCAAACTGCTGCAGGAGGAAAACTGCGACATCTTCCAGAACTTGAGCAAACGGCAGCGCCAGACCCTGCGCAAAATGGTCATCGACATG gtCCTGGCCACAGACATGTCAAAGCACATGAGCCTCTTGGCCGACCTCAAGACAATGGTGGAGACCAAGAAGGTGACAAGCtcaggggtgctgctgctggacaACTACACCGACCGGATACAG gtGCTGAGGAACATGGTGCACTGCGCGGACCTGAGCAACCCCACAAAGCCACTGGAGCTGTATCGGCAATGGACGGACCGCATCATGGAGGAGTTCTTCCGGCAAGGCGACAAGGAGCGGGAGCGCGGCATGGAGATCAGTCCCATGTGCGACAAGCACACGGCCTCCGTGGAGAAGTCccag gtTGGCTTCATCGACTACATCGTGCACCCCCTGTGGGAGACATGGGCTGACTTGGTGCACCCGGACGCACAGGAGATCCTGGACACGCTGGAGGACAACCGAGACTGGTATCATGGCATGATCCCGCAGAGCCCATCGCCACCCCCAGAGCCTGGCCCTGGTGTCGACCCCACGCTCGACAAATTCCAGTTCGAGCTGACACTGGAGGAGGAAGCCGAGGCTGAGGACTCAGACCTGCTCAAGTgcagccaccccctgcctggcaccgcCCTGGAGCCCCTGGGCCCTGGGGACCAGGAGAAGGATGGGAACACGGGACAGGACACAGCCAAGCCCGGGGGCTCGTGA
- the PDE4A gene encoding cAMP-specific 3',5'-cyclic phosphodiesterase 4A isoform X1, with product MSPRPGARLGPPGAMHFSFSDADIERHRLAKAWSLESENGPWGGRSPLEPQASPGLVLAPSFPQSQRRESFLYRSDSDYDMSPKTMSRNSSITSDAHAEDFIVTPFAQVLASLRSVRSNFSILANVPTPTTSKRSPVGSQPPVCKATLSEETYQQLAKETLEELDWCLDQLETIQTYRSVSEMASNKFKRMLNRELTHLSEMSRSGNQVSEYISSTFLDKQNDVEIPSPTPRDREKKKKQQPMAQISGVKKLTHSSSLSNSSIPRFGIKTDQEELLSKELENLNKWGLNIFHVAEFSNSRSLSCIMYTIFQERELVKTFKIPVDTLLTYVMTLEDHYHADVAYHNSLHAADVTQSTHVLLSTPALDAVFTDLEILAALFAAAIHDVDHPGVSNQFLINTNSELALMYNDESVLENHHLAVGFKLLQEENCDIFQNLSKRQRQTLRKMVIDMVLATDMSKHMSLLADLKTMVETKKVTSSGVLLLDNYTDRIQVLRNMVHCADLSNPTKPLELYRQWTDRIMEEFFRQGDKERERGMEISPMCDKHTASVEKSQVGFIDYIVHPLWETWADLVHPDAQEILDTLEDNRDWYHGMIPQSPSPPPEPGPGVDPTLDKFQFELTLEEEAEAEDSDLLKCSHPLPGTALEPLGPGDQEKDGNTGQDTAKPGGS from the exons ATGTCCCCGCGGCCCGGGGCCCGCCTGGGGCCGCCCGGCGCCATGCACTTCTCCTTCAGCGACGCCGACATCGAGCGGCACCGCCTGGCCAAGGCGTGGAG CCTGGAGTCAGAGAATGGGCCGTGGGGGGGCCGGAGCCCACTGGAGCCGCAGGCgagcccagggctggtgctggccccaagctTCCCACAGAGCCAGCGGCGTGAGTCCTTCCTGTACCGCTCTGACAGCGACTATGACATGTCCCCCAAGACCATGTCCCGCAACTCCTCAATCACCAGTGATGC CCACGCTGAGGACTTTATCGTCACCCCCTTTGCCCAG gtACTGGCCAGTCTGCGCAGCGTCCGGAGCAACTTCTCCATCTTGGCCAATGTGCCCACACCCACAACCAGCAA GAGGTCGCCCGTGGGCAGCCAGCCACCTGTTTGCAAGGCCACGCTGTCAG AGGAGACGTACCAGCAGCTGGCCAAGGAGACACTGGAGGAGCTAGACTGGTGCCTGGACCAGCTGGAAACCATCCAGACCTACCGCTCCGTCAGCGAGATGGCCTCCAACAAg ttcaAGAGGATGCTGAACCGTGAGCTGACCCACCTGTCCGAGATGAGCCGCTCTGGCAACCAGGTCTCCGAGTACATCTCCAGCACCTTCCTCG acaagcAGAACGATGTGGAGATCCCATCGCCGACCCCCCGTGACCgcgagaagaagaagaagcagcagccgATGGCCCAGATCAGTGGCGTCAAGAAGCTCACGCACAGCTCGAGCCTCAGCAACTCCAGCATTCCTCGCTTTGGCATCAAGACTGACCAGGAGGAGCTGCTCAGCAAG GAGCTCGAAAACTTGAACAAGTGGGGCCTGAACATTTTCCATGTGGCTGAGTTCTCCAACAGCCGCTCCCTGAGCTGTATCATGTACACAATATTCCAG GAGCGGGAGCTGGTGAAGACGTTCAAGATCCCGGTGGACACGCTGCTCACGTACGTCATGACGCTGGAGGATCACTACCACGCCGATGTGGCCTATCACAACAGCCTGCACGCCGCAGACGTCACCCAGTCTACCCATGTCCTACTTTCCACCCCTGCCCTCGAC GCTGTCTTCACCGATCTGGAGATCCTGGCCGCACTTTTTGCCGCCGCTATCCATGATGTTGACCACCCAGGCGTCTCCAACCAGTTCCTCATCAACACCA actcGGAACTGGCACTGATGTACAATGACGAGTCAGTGCTGGAAAACCACCACCTGGCCGTGGGCTTCAAACTGCTGCAGGAGGAAAACTGCGACATCTTCCAGAACTTGAGCAAACGGCAGCGCCAGACCCTGCGCAAAATGGTCATCGACATG gtCCTGGCCACAGACATGTCAAAGCACATGAGCCTCTTGGCCGACCTCAAGACAATGGTGGAGACCAAGAAGGTGACAAGCtcaggggtgctgctgctggacaACTACACCGACCGGATACAG gtGCTGAGGAACATGGTGCACTGCGCGGACCTGAGCAACCCCACAAAGCCACTGGAGCTGTATCGGCAATGGACGGACCGCATCATGGAGGAGTTCTTCCGGCAAGGCGACAAGGAGCGGGAGCGCGGCATGGAGATCAGTCCCATGTGCGACAAGCACACGGCCTCCGTGGAGAAGTCccag gtTGGCTTCATCGACTACATCGTGCACCCCCTGTGGGAGACATGGGCTGACTTGGTGCACCCGGACGCACAGGAGATCCTGGACACGCTGGAGGACAACCGAGACTGGTATCATGGCATGATCCCGCAGAGCCCATCGCCACCCCCAGAGCCTGGCCCTGGTGTCGACCCCACGCTCGACAAATTCCAGTTCGAGCTGACACTGGAGGAGGAAGCCGAGGCTGAGGACTCAGACCTGCTCAAGTgcagccaccccctgcctggcaccgcCCTGGAGCCCCTGGGCCCTGGGGACCAGGAGAAGGATGGGAACACGGGACAGGACACAGCCAAGCCCGGGGGCTCGTGA
- the KEAP1 gene encoding kelch-like ECH-associated protein 1 translates to MYAPECQAEVTPSPAGPRSFSYTLDEHPCQALAIMNELRLSQQLCDVTLRVRYRDAPPADFQAHKVVLASSSPVFRAMFTAGLREQGMEVVPIEGIHPRVMERLIEFAYTASIAVGERCVLHVMNGAVMYQIDSVVRACADFLAQQLDPSNAIGIANFAEQIDCSELHQRAREYIYRHFAEVAKQEEFFNLSHCQLVTLISRDELNVRCESEVFHACIDWVRYDCASRRPYVQALLRAVRCHALSPGFLQLQLRECEVLQGDTRCQDYLAQIFQDLTLHKPTQRLPSRTPKVGQLIYAVGGYYRQSLGFLEAYNPHDGAWLRLADLEVPRSGLASCAVGGLLYAVGGRNNSPDGNTDSGALDCYNPMTNQWSPCAPMSVPRNRIGVGVIDGLIYAVGGSHGCVHHDSVERYDPECDAWERAAPMQTRRIGVGVAVLNRLLYAVGGFDGSARLCSAECYNPERNEWHPIASMNTIRSGAGICALNNCLYAMGGYDGTDQLNSTERYDVEADAWTFVAPMRHRRSALGVTTYQGKIYVLGGYDGHTFLDNVECYDPATDTWTEVTCMTSGRSGVGVAVTMEPCRDQPGCHC, encoded by the exons ATGTATGCACCTGAGTGCCAGGCAGAGGTGACACCATCACCGGCAGGGCCACGCTCCTTTAGCTACACACTGGATGAGCACCCATGCCAAGCACTGGCCATCATGAATGAGCTACGACTGAGCCAGCAGCTCTGCGATGTGACACTGCGTGTGCGTTACCGCGATGCGCCGCCTGCTGATTTCCAGGCCCACAAAGTGGTGCTGGCCTCATCCAGCCCTGTCTTCCGTGCCATGTTCACAGCAGGGCTGCGGGAACAGGGCATGGAGGTGGTGCCCATTGAGGGCATCCACCCACGGGTCATGGAGCGTCTCATTGAGTTCGCCTACACAGCCTCCATTGCTGTGGGTGAGCGCTGTGTGCTGCATGTCATGAATGGTGCCGTCATGTACCAGATTGACAGCGTGGTCCGTGCCTGtgctgacttcctggcccaaCAGCTAGACCCCAGCAATGCCATTGGCATCGCCAACTTTGCCGAGCAGATTGACTGCAGCGAGCTGCATCAGCGGGCGCGGGAGTACATCTACAGGCACTTCGCGGAG GTGGCAAAGCAGGAGGAGTTCTTCAACCTATCACACTGTCAGCTGGTGACGCTGATCAGCCGGGATGAGCTGAACGTGCGCTGTGAGTCTGAGGTCTTCCATGCCTGCATTGACTGGGTGCGTTACGACTGCGCCAGTCGGCGCCCCTATGTGCAGGCACTGCTGCGTGCTGTACGCTGCCACGCGCTCAGTCCTGGCTTCCTGCAGCTACAGCTTCGCGAGTGCGAGGTGCTGCAGGGTGACACACGCTGCCAAGACTACCTGGCCCAGATCTTCCAGGACCTGACGCTGCACAAGCCCACACAGCGCCTGCCCAGCCGGACGCCCAAGGTGGGCCAGCTCATCTACGCAGTTGGTGGCTATTACCGCCAGTCCCTTGGATTCCTGGAGGCCTACAACCCCCACGATGGTGCCTGGCTGCGGCTGGCTGACTTGGAGGTGCCCCGCAGTGGGCTggccagctgtgctgtgggggggctgctgtACGCCGTGGGCGGGCGCAACAACTCCCCTGATGGCAACACAGACTCAGGTGCTCTTGACTGTTACAACCCCATGACTAACCAGTGGTCGCCCTGTGCCCCCATGAGTGTTCCCCGCAACCGCATCGGTGTCGGCGTTATTGACGGCCTCATCTACGCTGTCGGCGGCTCCCACGGCTGTGTCCACCATGACAGCGTTGAGAG GTATGACCCGGAGTGTGATGCATGGGAGCGTGCGGCACCCATGCAGACAAGGCGAATCGGGGTGGGTGTGGCCGTGCTCAACCGACTGCTCTATGCTGTGGGTGGCTTTGATGGCAGTGCCCGGCTCTGCTCGGCTGAGTGTTACAACCCTGAGCGTAACGAGTGGCATCCTATCGCCTCCATGAATACCATCCGCAGCGGCgctg GCATCTGTGCCCTGAACAACTGCCTCTACGCCATGGGGGGCTATGATGGCACAGACCAGCTCAACAGCACGGAGCGTTACGATGTGGAGGCTGATGCCTGGACCTTTGTGGCTCCCATGCGGCACCGGCGCAGCGCCCTTGGCGTCACCACGTACCAGGGCAAGATCTACGTGCTGG GTGGCTACGATGGCCACACGTTCCTGGACAACGTGGAGTGCTATGACCCAGCCACTGACACCTGGACCGAGGTGACATGCATGACGTCGGGTCGCAGTGGCGTGGGGGTGGCTGTCACCATGGAGCCCTGCCGTGATCAGCCCGGCTGCCACTGCTAG